The following coding sequences are from one bacterium window:
- a CDS encoding class I tRNA ligase family protein — translation MYQDVPQNLDFPELEKRILKFWEDNKTFEKLAARNRGSAQKFRFIDGPITANNPMGVHHAWGRTYKDLYHRYKAMQGYDARYQNGFDCQGLWVEVEVEKELGFKSKKDIEAYGIDNFVNKCKERVDKFSRIQTEQSIRLGHWMDWDNSYFTMAPDNNYAIWHFLKKCHDQGWIYKGRDVMPWCTRCGIALSDMEIATEGYKEMTHKSVYIQLPILGRDKEYLLVWTTTPWTLTSNTAVAVHPDFTYLKVKQAGQIFYLAKGRKEILKKDYEIISELPGRELVGLKYEGPFDHLPAQQGIEHRTVAWKEVTEEDGTGMVHIAPGCGKEDFALSKVESLKVVAPLDEAGVYLDGFDWLTGQNVSGVAEAIGEDLKKRGVLYYAQKITHRYPECWRCHSELVFRLVDEWFISMGPVYDKPYGQVTAEEKEHSLRYRIMDSVKQARWIPDYGLDRELDWLKNMGDWCISKKRYWGLALPIYECKECGNFEVIGSETELKERALEGWDAFAGHSPHRPWVDAVKIQCPRCGARVSRIPDVGNPWLD, via the coding sequence ATGTACCAGGACGTACCCCAAAATCTTGATTTCCCCGAACTGGAAAAAAGAATACTGAAATTCTGGGAAGACAACAAGACCTTCGAAAAGCTGGCGGCCAGGAACCGCGGTTCGGCTCAGAAATTCCGTTTCATTGACGGGCCGATCACCGCCAACAACCCCATGGGGGTGCACCATGCCTGGGGCCGCACCTACAAGGACCTCTATCACCGCTACAAGGCCATGCAGGGCTATGATGCCCGCTACCAGAACGGCTTTGACTGCCAAGGCCTGTGGGTGGAGGTGGAGGTGGAAAAAGAGCTGGGCTTCAAGTCCAAGAAGGACATCGAGGCCTACGGCATCGATAACTTCGTCAACAAGTGCAAGGAGCGGGTGGACAAGTTCTCCCGGATCCAGACCGAGCAGTCCATCCGGCTGGGCCACTGGATGGACTGGGACAATTCCTATTTCACCATGGCCCCGGACAATAATTATGCCATCTGGCATTTCCTTAAAAAATGCCACGATCAGGGCTGGATCTACAAGGGCCGCGACGTGATGCCCTGGTGCACCCGCTGCGGCATAGCCCTCTCGGACATGGAGATCGCCACCGAGGGCTACAAGGAGATGACCCACAAGAGCGTCTACATCCAGCTGCCCATCCTGGGCCGGGACAAGGAATATCTGCTGGTCTGGACCACCACCCCCTGGACCCTGACCTCCAACACCGCGGTGGCGGTGCATCCGGATTTCACCTATCTAAAGGTCAAACAGGCCGGGCAGATATTTTACCTGGCCAAGGGCCGCAAGGAGATCCTGAAAAAGGATTATGAGATCATCTCGGAACTTCCCGGCCGGGAACTGGTGGGCCTTAAGTATGAAGGGCCTTTCGACCACCTGCCGGCCCAGCAGGGCATAGAGCACCGCACCGTGGCCTGGAAGGAAGTGACCGAGGAGGACGGCACCGGTATGGTGCACATCGCCCCGGGCTGCGGCAAGGAGGATTTTGCCCTTTCCAAAGTTGAAAGCCTGAAAGTAGTGGCCCCGCTGGACGAGGCCGGAGTATATCTGGACGGGTTCGACTGGCTGACCGGCCAGAACGTCAGCGGGGTGGCCGAGGCCATCGGCGAGGACCTGAAGAAACGGGGGGTGCTGTACTACGCCCAAAAGATCACCCACCGCTATCCCGAATGCTGGCGCTGCCACTCAGAACTGGTGTTCCGGCTGGTGGATGAGTGGTTCATCAGCATGGGGCCGGTCTACGACAAGCCCTACGGCCAGGTCACCGCCGAAGAGAAAGAACACAGCCTGCGCTACCGGATCATGGACTCAGTCAAACAGGCCCGCTGGATCCCGGACTACGGCCTGGACCGGGAGCTGGACTGGCTGAAGAACATGGGCGACTGGTGCATCTCCAAGAAGCGCTACTGGGGCCTGGCGTTGCCCATCTACGAGTGCAAGGAGTGCGGCAACTTCGAGGTGATCGGCTCGGAGACGGAGCTGAAGGAGCGCGCCCTGGAGGGGTGGGACGCTTTCGC